One genomic window of Candidatus Nitrospira inopinata includes the following:
- the trpS gene encoding tryptophan--tRNA ligase — protein sequence MTTPLKRVLSGMQPSGLMHLGNYLGALENWKALQTHYDCYFFVADWHALSTNYADTSRVREFVREMLIDWLAAGIDPARSTVFVQSRVPEHAILHLLFSMMTPISWLERNPTYKEKQEEIKEKDLGTYGFLGYPVLQAADILLYKPDFVPVGKDQLPHLELTREIARRFNDIYKTPVFPEPKEHLTKFPKVLGTDGRKMSKSYHNTINLSDPEPVVRQKLKTMVTDPARVRRTDPGNPDLCPVYEFHKIYSPAPVQEQIAHECRTAAIGCIDCKKLVADRMVENMTPMWDARAKLTDNPAHLDAIVQDGSERAATVAKATLAEATEAMKI from the coding sequence ATGACAACGCCTCTGAAACGAGTCTTGAGCGGCATGCAGCCCAGCGGCCTCATGCACCTCGGCAATTACCTGGGCGCGCTGGAAAACTGGAAAGCTCTGCAAACCCACTACGACTGCTACTTTTTCGTCGCCGATTGGCACGCGCTCTCCACCAACTACGCCGACACGAGCCGCGTTCGCGAGTTCGTGCGGGAAATGCTGATCGATTGGCTGGCCGCCGGCATCGACCCCGCCCGTTCCACCGTGTTCGTCCAATCCCGCGTGCCGGAGCACGCGATCCTGCACCTGCTTTTCTCGATGATGACGCCCATCTCTTGGCTCGAGCGCAATCCGACGTACAAAGAAAAGCAGGAAGAAATCAAAGAAAAGGACCTCGGTACCTACGGCTTTCTCGGATATCCCGTTCTCCAGGCCGCCGACATCCTCTTGTACAAGCCGGATTTCGTACCGGTCGGAAAGGATCAGTTGCCGCACCTGGAACTCACGCGGGAGATTGCGCGCCGGTTCAACGACATCTACAAAACGCCGGTATTCCCCGAGCCGAAAGAGCACCTCACCAAATTCCCCAAGGTGCTCGGCACCGACGGCCGGAAAATGAGCAAGAGCTATCACAACACGATCAATCTTTCCGATCCGGAACCGGTCGTGCGCCAAAAACTCAAAACCATGGTGACCGATCCGGCCCGCGTGCGCCGGACCGATCCGGGCAACCCCGACCTCTGCCCGGTCTATGAGTTCCATAAAATCTATTCGCCGGCTCCCGTTCAGGAGCAGATCGCACACGAGTGCCGCACCGCCGCCATCGGCTGCATCGACTGCAAAAAACTGGTGGCCGACAGGATGGTGGAGAACATGACTCCGATGTGGGACGCACGCGCCAAGCTGACCGACAATCCGGCCCATCTCGACGCCATTGTCCAAGACGGCAGCGAACGGGCCGCCACCGTCGCCAAGGCCACCCTCGCCGAAGCGACCGAGGCGATGAAGATTTAG
- the xerD gene encoding site-specific tyrosine recombinase XerD — protein MVDSEALILDPLVERYLRGLRVEGGLSINTIESYRRDLMKLQEFAARHGLGMCDPIPPSLVTSFLALLRRGSLGASSVARLLSTLRGWFRFLVRERIVETNPLRDLAARRRAVTLPKTLTKQEVVRLLDMPAGSSPEERRDRAMLELLYASGLRVSELTGLDVSQLDLSGGFLRIAGKGAKERVVPMGEAARGLVDDYLTHVRPVLLKGRSSGKVFVSRRGRALTRQAFWKLLRQRARRAGITKRISPHMLRHSFATHLLEGGADLRAVQTMLGHADIATTQIYTYVERSRLKQVHRRYFPRQARRKTSGAGS, from the coding sequence ATGGTCGATTCTGAAGCGCTGATCTTGGATCCGCTGGTCGAACGGTATCTGCGCGGGCTGCGGGTCGAGGGAGGGTTGTCGATCAATACGATCGAGTCGTATCGGCGCGACCTCATGAAACTTCAGGAGTTTGCGGCGCGGCACGGGCTTGGGATGTGCGATCCGATCCCGCCGTCCCTCGTGACGTCCTTTCTCGCTCTGTTGAGACGGGGGTCTCTTGGAGCGTCGTCCGTCGCCCGTCTCTTGTCGACTCTGCGGGGGTGGTTCCGATTCCTTGTTCGAGAGCGGATCGTGGAGACGAATCCCTTGCGCGATCTTGCGGCGAGACGGCGGGCCGTCACGTTGCCCAAAACGTTGACCAAGCAGGAGGTCGTTCGATTGCTGGATATGCCGGCCGGTTCGAGTCCCGAAGAGCGACGGGATCGCGCCATGCTGGAGCTTCTGTATGCCTCGGGCCTTCGCGTGTCGGAGTTGACGGGGCTTGACGTGTCCCAACTTGATCTAAGCGGAGGATTTCTGCGGATTGCCGGGAAAGGCGCCAAGGAGCGGGTGGTGCCGATGGGAGAGGCGGCAAGGGGCTTGGTGGACGATTATCTCACCCATGTGCGGCCGGTGCTCCTGAAAGGACGGTCGTCGGGCAAGGTGTTCGTCTCGCGGCGCGGGCGGGCATTGACCAGACAGGCGTTTTGGAAATTGCTCCGACAACGGGCGAGACGGGCCGGGATCACGAAGCGGATTTCGCCCCACATGCTCAGGCATTCGTTCGCCACGCACTTGTTGGAAGGGGGAGCGGACCTGCGCGCGGTCCAGACGATGCTCGGCCACGCCGATATTGCGACGACTCAAATCTATACCTACGTGGAACGCAGTCGGTTGAAGCAGGTGCACCGGCGATATTTCCCGAGACAGGCTCGGAGGAAAACATCGGGCGCAGGCTCTTGA
- a CDS encoding site-2 protease family protein has product MDALAQALHTVSYMGLPLLFAMVLHEYAHGWMAEKRGDPTARLQGRLTINPLAHIDPMGTVIVPLICLLLPGSFLFGWAKPVPVDPRNLYRPRRDMALVATAGPAMNLLLAVASALLLALLLAGEPTLSPRQQTGDEATSSLFTAMVLRPIAVMAFYSVIINVFLALFNLIPIPPLDGGRVLTCLLPAKPATALARLEPYGMLILVGLIVFDKELRVIHTITTTFVSGLSGTILSTALGIGSPAQ; this is encoded by the coding sequence ATGGACGCACTCGCACAAGCTCTCCATACCGTTTCCTACATGGGGCTCCCCCTGCTGTTCGCCATGGTGCTGCACGAATATGCGCACGGATGGATGGCCGAGAAGCGCGGCGATCCGACCGCGAGGCTCCAGGGCCGCCTGACTATCAATCCCCTGGCCCACATCGACCCTATGGGTACCGTCATCGTGCCGCTCATCTGCCTGCTCTTGCCGGGCAGTTTCTTGTTTGGATGGGCCAAGCCGGTGCCGGTCGATCCGCGCAACCTGTACCGCCCCCGCCGGGACATGGCCCTCGTGGCGACCGCGGGGCCGGCGATGAATCTCTTGCTGGCCGTCGCCAGCGCCCTGCTGCTGGCCCTGCTCCTTGCCGGAGAACCGACCTTGTCACCGCGCCAGCAGACCGGTGACGAGGCAACCTCAAGCCTGTTTACAGCGATGGTGTTGCGTCCGATCGCCGTCATGGCGTTTTATTCCGTCATCATCAACGTGTTCCTGGCGCTCTTTAATTTGATTCCCATCCCGCCCCTCGACGGGGGGCGGGTCCTGACCTGTCTGCTGCCGGCCAAGCCGGCGACGGCGCTGGCGCGCCTGGAACCCTACGGCATGTTGATTTTGGTCGGCCTGATTGTATTCGACAAGGAGCTACGGGTGATCCACACCATCACGACCACGTTCGTCTCCGGCCTCTCCGGAACGATTCTTTCGACCGCCCTCGGCATCGGGAGTCCTGCGCAATGA
- a CDS encoding response regulator translates to MSGGRSQHLLVVDDDPDIRQILQDRLESYGYLVDTAADGPTALEKLNRLTPHGVFLDIRMPGMDGIEVLRRIKARDCSTVVIIVTAVSDEDAARSPTGKAAHAYLLKPFDLPNIKHIVEQCLGRRTGSESVP, encoded by the coding sequence ATGAGCGGCGGACGATCACAACACCTCCTCGTAGTCGATGATGATCCCGACATTCGACAAATCCTGCAAGATCGCCTGGAGTCCTATGGCTATCTCGTTGACACGGCTGCGGATGGACCGACCGCCCTCGAAAAATTGAATCGTCTCACTCCTCATGGCGTATTTCTGGATATTCGCATGCCCGGCATGGACGGAATCGAGGTGCTACGGCGGATCAAAGCCCGCGACTGCTCGACGGTGGTCATCATTGTGACCGCCGTGAGCGACGAGGACGCGGCGCGGTCGCCGACCGGGAAAGCGGCTCACGCCTATCTCCTCAAGCCGTTTGACTTACCGAACATCAAGCACATCGTCGAACAATGTTTGGGACGGCGGACCGGATCGGAGTCCGTTCCGTGA
- a CDS encoding ExbD/TolR family protein, which produces MMLESRQRRFLAEINVIPLVDVVLVLLVIFMVTAPMLYRGMDINLPTSASNTIKPEMRMVLTIEKDQRLYLDKDQVGLAQLERKLRLLKEERRDVSLYLRADRDVPYGVVVQVMDAVKKAGIEKLGMVTDPTGPEPVADAVAPARKQ; this is translated from the coding sequence ATGATGCTTGAGAGCAGGCAACGGCGGTTTCTGGCGGAGATCAACGTTATTCCGCTGGTCGATGTCGTGCTGGTTCTGTTGGTGATCTTCATGGTCACGGCTCCGATGTTGTACCGTGGAATGGACATCAATCTGCCAACGTCCGCTTCCAACACGATTAAACCCGAGATGCGAATGGTTCTCACGATCGAAAAGGATCAGCGTTTGTATCTTGATAAGGATCAGGTGGGGCTTGCGCAGTTGGAACGAAAGCTCCGCCTCCTGAAAGAGGAACGACGCGACGTGTCGCTCTATCTCAGGGCGGACCGAGACGTGCCCTACGGTGTCGTGGTTCAGGTGATGGACGCGGTGAAAAAGGCCGGTATCGAGAAGCTCGGCATGGTGACCGATCCGACGGGTCCGGAACCTGTCGCCGACGCCGTCGCGCCGGCGCGCAAGCAGTAA
- a CDS encoding penicillin-binding protein activator → MFPHTINPKPSSVSRRMLGVVLLAGLLLTVPGLGTAANNPPPNNPSSLPTALRQAKQLIEKGDPEAAATALQQFLAASPRADYLDDAYLLLGAAYYDAKNFPDALKYLNLLHQQFPESEVHERGQLLLARTHAAMDNPDLALPLLAQVRTLTQDEGTKREAMKLTADVFIQKREFVRAIRTLLDGLEGSSDQEAANLREQVRALLTEQLDRKGLLRVRQAFPRVYPGDLASIRLINDYIARGEDHLAERESRHFLAAFPDHPQASTVRDSLAQVSARLRANQYLVAAVLPLSGNLSPFANEVLEGIQLALDQAKSQGDLPSIGLLVKDQDADRHGFLDDLSTLLVYDRPLAVIGPLLSKNLPAMAEMAQRHRVPLITPAATLPNVRRLSGYLFSTALTYQMQAERIAAYAVKDQGYRRFCVFHPDTVYGRELARLFAQEVRRYDGEIIAVRSYKEGDTDFGPQITAIKEEDLKKYGLALPIDVSQPGGKSANRNSKRLLYTPGFDAIFIPSRSSDVGLIAAQLAFHDIHVPLLGANGWNSPDFVRAADRAVEGAVFVDGFFADSLHPSVKDFVERYQKRTQTLPSLFVAQGYDAARVVIEGIRHGATSGEALRDFLTTQRSLPTLTGPAGFGPDGTLHRPLFLLQVKQGKFVQIE, encoded by the coding sequence ATGTTTCCCCACACGATCAATCCCAAACCATCCTCCGTCTCACGCCGCATGCTCGGCGTCGTTCTACTTGCCGGCCTCCTGCTCACGGTTCCGGGGCTCGGCACCGCGGCCAACAATCCACCGCCCAATAACCCGTCGTCGTTGCCGACGGCGCTGAGGCAGGCGAAACAGCTCATCGAGAAGGGCGATCCCGAAGCGGCCGCGACGGCGCTTCAGCAATTCCTGGCCGCATCGCCGCGCGCCGATTATCTTGACGACGCCTATCTGCTGTTGGGCGCCGCCTACTATGACGCGAAGAATTTCCCCGACGCCCTCAAATATTTGAACTTGCTTCACCAGCAGTTCCCCGAATCCGAAGTCCATGAACGCGGGCAGCTTTTGCTGGCCCGTACCCATGCGGCCATGGACAATCCCGATCTCGCACTCCCGCTGCTGGCCCAAGTTCGCACCCTGACGCAGGACGAGGGGACCAAACGGGAGGCGATGAAACTGACCGCGGACGTCTTCATCCAAAAAAGAGAGTTCGTGCGCGCCATTCGCACGTTGTTGGACGGGCTGGAAGGCAGTTCGGACCAAGAGGCCGCAAACCTTCGCGAGCAGGTGCGCGCGCTCCTGACGGAGCAACTCGACCGAAAAGGACTCCTGCGCGTGCGCCAAGCGTTCCCTCGTGTCTATCCGGGCGATCTCGCTTCCATTCGCCTCATCAACGATTACATCGCGCGCGGAGAAGACCACCTGGCCGAGCGGGAAAGCCGCCACTTCCTCGCCGCGTTTCCGGATCACCCTCAAGCCTCTACCGTCCGAGACTCGTTGGCCCAGGTCAGCGCGAGACTCAGGGCCAATCAGTATCTTGTCGCCGCCGTGCTGCCGCTCTCTGGCAATCTCAGCCCGTTCGCCAACGAAGTCCTGGAAGGCATTCAGCTCGCCCTGGATCAGGCGAAGTCCCAAGGGGATCTGCCGTCCATCGGCTTACTCGTCAAAGACCAGGACGCGGATCGCCACGGGTTTCTTGACGACCTTTCGACGTTGTTGGTCTACGATCGCCCCCTGGCGGTCATCGGTCCCCTGTTGTCGAAAAACCTTCCGGCCATGGCCGAAATGGCGCAAAGGCACCGCGTGCCGCTGATTACGCCGGCCGCCACCCTGCCGAACGTCCGCCGGCTGAGCGGTTACCTCTTCAGTACGGCCTTGACCTATCAGATGCAGGCCGAGCGCATTGCCGCCTACGCCGTCAAAGACCAAGGCTATCGTCGTTTTTGTGTTTTCCACCCCGATACGGTCTATGGGCGAGAGCTGGCCAGACTGTTCGCACAGGAGGTCCGGCGCTACGATGGAGAAATCATCGCCGTCCGGTCCTATAAAGAAGGGGACACGGATTTCGGTCCACAGATTACCGCCATAAAAGAGGAGGATCTGAAGAAGTACGGGCTCGCCCTGCCCATCGACGTTTCACAACCAGGCGGCAAATCCGCCAACCGAAACAGCAAACGTCTGCTGTACACGCCCGGATTCGACGCGATCTTCATCCCCAGCCGATCCAGCGACGTCGGCTTGATCGCCGCCCAACTGGCTTTCCATGACATCCATGTTCCGCTCCTGGGGGCGAATGGATGGAACTCGCCCGACTTCGTCCGCGCCGCGGATCGCGCCGTCGAAGGCGCCGTCTTCGTCGACGGGTTTTTCGCCGACAGCCTCCATCCGAGCGTGAAGGACTTCGTCGAGCGCTATCAAAAACGCACGCAGACGCTCCCCTCGCTCTTTGTCGCGCAGGGTTACGACGCGGCCCGCGTGGTCATCGAAGGAATCCGACACGGCGCCACTTCCGGAGAAGCGCTTCGGGATTTTCTGACGACCCAGCGGAGCTTGCCGACCCTGACCGGCCCCGCCGGTTTCGGCCCCGACGGCACTCTCCATCGACCGCTCTTTCTTCTCCAGGTAAAACAAGGTAAATTCGTGCAGATAGAATAG
- a CDS encoding energy transducer TonB has translation MAQASASAGYWMEERQADVSHRFWLAVAGSFFLHVGVLAFVTWVRFPQPGERPLASAIEVSLASEPSPPSPLPKPVDPPKVQVKAPAKAMTAPPPPPPMKATPVPTPAPPPVPLAPPAPVNQPARDVMAKLELPPDAPKLGDLSPAERPVKRQLKLPDVPIVSDATEPLRKASESKPRPSLAEELNKELDQELRNIRKIDLAQSPPSESPPKPAPQVEAKAPSVKTVDTTLKIAGVASGSNAYLGRVRQRISSFWNAPPIDLTGRTYVVVIRFRLHRDGSVTEVEVERSSGNEYYDLAGKRAVISAIPLPAFPPEVAESHYDAHFTFTVGDAQG, from the coding sequence ATGGCGCAGGCCTCCGCGTCGGCAGGGTATTGGATGGAGGAGCGGCAAGCCGATGTGAGTCATCGGTTCTGGCTCGCCGTGGCAGGGTCCTTTTTTTTGCACGTGGGAGTGCTGGCGTTCGTTACGTGGGTGCGCTTCCCCCAGCCCGGTGAAAGGCCGTTGGCTTCAGCAATCGAGGTGTCCTTGGCTTCGGAGCCGAGTCCGCCAAGTCCGTTGCCCAAACCGGTTGATCCGCCGAAAGTTCAGGTCAAAGCACCGGCAAAAGCGATGACGGCTCCTCCGCCGCCACCGCCGATGAAGGCGACCCCGGTGCCGACACCCGCGCCGCCTCCGGTACCGTTGGCACCTCCGGCACCGGTGAATCAACCGGCCAGGGACGTGATGGCCAAACTGGAATTGCCGCCCGATGCGCCGAAATTAGGGGACCTGAGCCCGGCGGAGCGTCCGGTCAAGCGGCAACTCAAGCTGCCCGATGTTCCGATTGTTTCCGACGCGACCGAGCCGCTCAGGAAAGCCTCGGAGAGCAAACCGCGACCCTCGCTGGCCGAGGAGTTGAACAAAGAACTCGATCAGGAGTTGCGGAACATCAGAAAAATCGATCTTGCCCAGTCTCCGCCGTCGGAGTCGCCTCCGAAGCCGGCTCCTCAGGTCGAAGCGAAGGCGCCAAGCGTCAAAACGGTCGATACGACGCTGAAAATCGCCGGCGTCGCGTCCGGCTCCAATGCGTATCTCGGCCGTGTTCGACAACGGATCAGCAGTTTTTGGAATGCGCCGCCGATCGACCTCACGGGCCGGACCTACGTCGTTGTCATCCGATTCCGGCTCCATCGCGACGGGTCGGTGACCGAAGTGGAGGTTGAGCGGTCATCCGGCAATGAGTACTATGATCTGGCGGGAAAACGAGCCGTGATCAGCGCGATTCCCTTGCCGGCGTTTCCGCCCGAAGTGGCGGAATCCCATTACGACGCCCATTTCACGTTCACCGTCGGTGACGCACAGGGATAA
- a CDS encoding TonB-dependent receptor plug domain-containing protein, with product MRITLRAIITASFLALSLTSVLVSARAEPMETDHGSSDVFSLLKEESVSTALRREQPISQAPSNVYVITAEDIRHSGAVDVPTLLRRIPGIEVMQVTGADFNVSVRGNNQLFANKLLVLVDGRSVYIDVQGFVFWKGLPITLPEIKQIEVIKGPIAALYGFNAYDGVINIITKTPDEMKGTTLQVGGGEIGTVSTSAIHAGVTGKFKYRVSGGYDQTHQWRDRDTLAHRSSKFNAQVEYLLPDQSNVTLSSGLVHMNPHDGPVVGVGNTILTPEVALPYVNVSYDRPDLFLRAYWNGFFADAAAIPHPLLQPFITITDRGGNSNLGFASNTYNVEAQHSVSIGTIGRLTYGLNYRYNTLSCDCTASFEREHRLGAYVQAEWSVLPSVTVIGGLRYDLHSEINPTYSPRLAVLYTPVPGHTLRAQASVGYRPPTLFETYQDVRLNPLVPNPFLPASSRILGSRNLHPEEILSYEVGYQGWFYRHRLRLRADAFFNRSSDLIGRSSTSAVTNTVNTGSTEIYGAEAGLEFQASSWLTGFVNYSYQHIKKNTEGLARRGAPHSKVNVGLRAEWLNGLSGEAVLHYVGSATYPVSDSFDIFNVSPGTRVGGYTLLNLRAGYRFWEQDTEAGSRRSAELAVSAFNVLDDHREHPLGDLIGRRVMGWLTLKF from the coding sequence GTGAGAATCACGCTCCGTGCCATCATCACCGCGAGCTTCCTCGCGCTGTCCCTGACCTCGGTCCTCGTTTCAGCCCGCGCGGAACCGATGGAGACAGACCATGGCTCCTCGGACGTCTTTTCGTTGCTCAAAGAGGAGTCCGTGAGCACCGCTCTGCGCCGGGAACAACCGATTTCCCAAGCTCCCTCCAACGTTTACGTAATTACCGCCGAAGATATCCGCCATTCCGGCGCCGTGGACGTGCCGACCCTCTTACGGCGAATTCCCGGCATCGAGGTCATGCAGGTGACCGGAGCGGATTTCAACGTCAGTGTACGCGGCAACAATCAATTGTTCGCCAACAAGCTGCTCGTCCTGGTCGACGGCCGTTCCGTCTACATCGACGTGCAGGGCTTTGTCTTCTGGAAAGGCCTTCCGATCACCCTTCCCGAGATCAAGCAAATCGAGGTCATCAAGGGTCCCATCGCCGCGCTATACGGTTTTAACGCCTACGACGGCGTCATCAATATCATCACGAAAACGCCGGACGAGATGAAAGGCACCACGTTGCAAGTGGGAGGAGGAGAAATCGGAACCGTGTCCACTTCTGCGATTCACGCGGGGGTCACCGGCAAGTTCAAATACCGGGTCTCCGGCGGCTATGACCAGACCCATCAATGGCGGGATCGGGACACCCTCGCCCACCGATCTTCCAAATTCAACGCTCAGGTCGAGTACCTTCTGCCGGATCAGTCGAACGTCACTCTCTCCAGCGGACTCGTCCATATGAATCCTCACGACGGCCCGGTCGTGGGAGTAGGCAACACGATTCTGACTCCGGAGGTCGCTCTGCCGTACGTCAATGTTTCTTATGATCGTCCCGACCTTTTTCTGCGTGCCTATTGGAATGGGTTTTTCGCTGATGCCGCGGCAATCCCCCATCCTCTTCTTCAACCGTTTATTACGATTACGGATCGCGGCGGCAATTCCAATTTGGGATTCGCCAGCAACACCTACAATGTCGAGGCACAACACTCCGTTTCGATTGGCACGATCGGCCGACTCACCTACGGCTTGAACTATCGCTACAATACGCTGTCTTGCGACTGCACCGCCTCTTTTGAACGGGAGCATCGCCTCGGCGCTTACGTGCAGGCCGAATGGTCCGTGCTCCCCTCCGTAACCGTCATCGGAGGGCTCCGCTACGATCTCCATTCGGAAATCAACCCCACGTACAGTCCGCGCCTGGCCGTTTTGTACACACCGGTTCCCGGGCACACGCTTCGCGCTCAAGCATCCGTCGGATACCGACCTCCGACCCTATTTGAAACGTATCAAGACGTGCGGTTGAATCCCCTCGTTCCCAATCCCTTTCTCCCCGCCTCGAGCCGAATACTGGGATCAAGGAACCTTCATCCGGAAGAAATTCTCTCCTATGAGGTCGGCTATCAAGGGTGGTTCTACCGTCACCGCCTTCGACTCAGAGCCGACGCGTTTTTCAACCGCTCGTCCGATTTGATCGGCCGCTCGTCGACCAGCGCCGTCACCAACACCGTGAACACGGGCAGCACGGAAATCTACGGCGCGGAGGCGGGCCTTGAGTTTCAAGCGTCCTCGTGGTTGACCGGTTTTGTCAATTACTCGTACCAACATATCAAGAAAAACACCGAGGGATTGGCCCGACGAGGCGCCCCTCATTCCAAAGTCAACGTCGGTCTGCGGGCGGAATGGCTCAACGGCTTGAGCGGAGAGGCCGTCCTGCACTACGTGGGGTCGGCGACATATCCGGTCTCCGACTCATTCGATATTTTCAATGTGTCGCCGGGCACCCGCGTGGGCGGCTATACCCTTCTCAATCTCCGCGCGGGGTACCGATTTTGGGAGCAAGACACGGAGGCCGGATCAAGACGCTCGGCGGAACTCGCCGTCTCGGCGTTCAACGTGCTGGACGACCATCGAGAACATCCCCTGGGCGACCTCATCGGACGGCGCGTGATGGGGTGGTTGACTCTCAAATTCTGA
- a CDS encoding MotA/TolQ/ExbB proton channel family protein, with protein sequence MFQADPITVVASLGLVAKVVLSLLLCFSIVSWAIILYKWWTFRTVDVEDRRFMAVLSKAKDLDEIARHAHRTSESPCAKVYHGVVDRLNRASKEEWDPHDSAVPSPTMDRHMMERAAAHVAQGQIARLESLLPFLATTGNISPFVGLLGTVVGIIDSFREIGAQGTASIAAVAPGVSEALIATAAGLFAAIPAVIAYNYFLGRIRRAAFRMDAVVVELLALLSAKPQQTSAKPQLVPWGAKG encoded by the coding sequence ATGTTTCAAGCGGATCCGATCACCGTCGTTGCATCGCTCGGCCTCGTGGCGAAGGTGGTCTTGTCGTTGCTGTTGTGTTTCTCCATCGTGTCCTGGGCGATCATTTTGTATAAGTGGTGGACCTTCCGGACGGTCGATGTGGAGGATCGGCGGTTCATGGCGGTGCTGTCCAAAGCCAAGGATCTGGATGAAATCGCGCGCCATGCCCACAGGACGAGCGAAAGTCCCTGCGCCAAGGTGTACCACGGCGTCGTCGATCGGTTGAATCGGGCCTCGAAGGAGGAGTGGGATCCGCACGATTCCGCCGTTCCCTCGCCGACGATGGATCGGCACATGATGGAACGGGCGGCCGCGCACGTCGCTCAAGGACAAATTGCCAGGCTCGAGTCGCTCCTGCCGTTTTTGGCGACGACCGGGAACATCAGTCCCTTTGTGGGGCTGTTGGGTACCGTGGTCGGCATCATCGATTCGTTCCGAGAGATCGGCGCGCAAGGCACGGCGAGCATCGCGGCCGTGGCGCCCGGCGTGTCCGAGGCGCTGATCGCGACGGCGGCCGGATTATTCGCGGCGATTCCCGCCGTCATCGCCTACAATTACTTTTTGGGCCGCATCCGTCGCGCGGCGTTTCGGATGGATGCCGTGGTCGTGGAGCTGTTGGCGTTGCTCTCCGCCAAGCCCCAACAGACCTCCGCCAAGCCGCAATTGGTTCCCTGGGGAGCGAAGGGATGA
- a CDS encoding SRPBCC family protein has protein sequence MTIYHFVTNWVFHAPRERVWEEIVNVTEWPSWWTNWKKAAAHDPAAQARLGSVVDHEVRGRLPYSLRFRTVVTAFEPPRLLTIASSGDLVGVGTFVLEPFNGGTTVTYRWDVGLSNPLLNVLGRVSFAKALMEKNHDAVMDEGYRGLKERLER, from the coding sequence ATGACTATCTATCACTTCGTCACAAACTGGGTCTTTCATGCCCCGAGGGAACGGGTGTGGGAGGAAATCGTCAACGTGACCGAGTGGCCCTCGTGGTGGACGAACTGGAAAAAAGCGGCGGCTCATGATCCGGCAGCGCAGGCGCGACTCGGTTCGGTCGTGGATCATGAGGTGCGAGGAAGGTTGCCCTACTCGTTGCGGTTCAGGACGGTGGTCACGGCGTTTGAGCCGCCTCGATTGCTGACCATCGCGTCCTCGGGAGATTTGGTCGGCGTCGGCACGTTCGTGCTGGAGCCGTTCAACGGCGGAACGACGGTGACCTACCGGTGGGACGTCGGGCTGTCCAATCCGCTGTTGAATGTTCTCGGCAGGGTATCCTTTGCCAAAGCTCTGATGGAAAAGAACCACGATGCCGTGATGGACGAAGGCTATCGCGGCTTGAAAGAGCGGCTTGAGCGCTAG